A window of Fictibacillus halophilus contains these coding sequences:
- the nuoL gene encoding NADH-quinone oxidoreductase subunit L: MLQNSWLIPLFPLLSFVLLLIFRKSKNEGTAWIGVLLTGLSLILSLGVWIAVWQGDGIKVEGTWFEIGERAITMGYEVNPLNALMLVIVSLVSFLVHLYSKGYMHGDERFPVFFAYLGLFSFAMLGLVLSPNLLQLYMFWELVGLGSFLLIGFYYFKPEAKAAAKKAFVMTRIGDVGLFIGMVLLFWQVGSFEYDEIFASVRNGDISSGMLTLTALCIFVGAIGKSGQLPLHTWLPDAMEGPTPVSALIHAATMVAAGVYLVAAMYPLFQASETALTVVAVVGGVTAIFAASIGLMQKDIKRVLAYSTVSQLGYMMLALGASGYVAGIFHLTTHAFFKALLFLAAGSVIHAVHTQNIEEMGGLWKKLRLTGPLFLIGALAISGVPLLSGFFSKDEILASTYADGRYGLFWLAVIAAFMTAFYMFRLFFLVFTGKPRGDQSGVHESPSVMTLPMIVLGVLAIAAGYLNTAWFGTFLTDYLAGGPVELPHGDHHGPSWIPIVATASSLLGIGLAYLIYQKGTLSRDWITRSLPGLSNVIYNKWYVDEGYDATFVKGTKGLSKLGVLFDKYIVDGLVAAVVSGVQGLSKVGSRLQNGQVQTYGTFAIFGIVILLLIVALTGGYFT, encoded by the coding sequence ATGTTGCAGAATAGTTGGCTTATACCGTTGTTCCCGCTTTTATCCTTCGTTTTATTGCTGATTTTTAGAAAATCAAAAAATGAAGGCACTGCATGGATCGGTGTGCTTCTAACCGGGTTATCGCTCATTCTATCTCTCGGGGTTTGGATCGCGGTGTGGCAAGGTGACGGGATTAAGGTTGAGGGCACGTGGTTCGAGATCGGTGAGCGGGCCATCACGATGGGATATGAAGTCAATCCGCTGAATGCTCTTATGCTTGTGATCGTTTCACTCGTCAGTTTTCTTGTACATCTTTACTCAAAAGGTTACATGCATGGCGATGAACGATTTCCCGTGTTCTTTGCTTATTTAGGATTGTTTTCCTTTGCGATGCTCGGACTCGTTCTTTCTCCGAATCTATTACAGCTCTATATGTTTTGGGAGCTTGTTGGACTTGGTTCGTTCTTGTTGATCGGATTCTACTATTTTAAACCAGAAGCAAAAGCCGCTGCGAAAAAGGCATTTGTCATGACCCGAATCGGGGACGTTGGTCTTTTTATCGGAATGGTTTTACTATTTTGGCAGGTTGGTAGCTTTGAGTATGACGAAATATTTGCCTCTGTCCGAAATGGTGATATATCCTCTGGCATGCTGACACTTACCGCACTATGTATTTTTGTGGGAGCGATCGGAAAATCCGGTCAGCTGCCTCTTCATACGTGGCTTCCGGACGCGATGGAAGGACCGACACCCGTATCAGCCCTTATCCATGCTGCCACGATGGTCGCGGCAGGGGTGTACTTGGTCGCTGCGATGTATCCGCTCTTTCAAGCCTCAGAAACAGCTTTAACAGTCGTTGCTGTAGTAGGTGGGGTAACGGCAATCTTTGCAGCTTCGATCGGTCTTATGCAAAAAGACATCAAACGCGTGTTGGCGTATTCAACGGTCAGCCAGTTGGGTTACATGATGCTTGCACTTGGCGCATCCGGTTATGTGGCAGGGATCTTTCACCTAACGACGCACGCATTCTTTAAAGCGTTATTGTTCTTAGCTGCAGGAAGCGTGATTCATGCTGTACATACACAAAACATTGAAGAGATGGGCGGACTTTGGAAAAAGCTCCGACTGACAGGACCTCTCTTTTTGATCGGTGCTCTAGCCATTTCAGGAGTTCCGCTATTATCAGGTTTCTTTTCAAAAGACGAAATCCTAGCAAGTACGTACGCAGATGGCCGTTACGGATTGTTCTGGCTGGCAGTCATTGCCGCTTTCATGACGGCGTTCTATATGTTCCGTCTATTTTTCCTTGTGTTTACAGGAAAACCGCGCGGCGATCAGAGTGGCGTACATGAATCACCAAGTGTCATGACGCTTCCGATGATTGTTCTAGGTGTGCTGGCTATTGCGGCGGGTTACCTGAACACAGCATGGTTCGGTACGTTTTTAACGGATTACTTAGCAGGAGGCCCTGTTGAACTACCGCATGGAGATCATCACGGTCCAAGCTGGATTCCGATCGTTGCAACAGCATCGTCTCTTTTAGGAATCGGTCTAGCTTATCTGATCTACCAAAAAGGAACACTTTCCCGCGATTGGATTACACGGTCTTTGCCAGGACTCAGCAACGTGATCTATAACAAGTGGTACGTGGATGAAGGATACGACGCGACTTTCGTTAAAGGAACGAAGGGGTTGAGCAAACTTGGCGTCCTGTTTGATAAATATATCGTGGACGGACTCGTGGCAGCAGTTGTGAGTGGCGTTCAAGGGTTAAGTAAGGTAGGCTCACGTCTTCAAAACGGGCAGGTTCAAACGTATGGGACGTTCGCCATTTTTGGCATCGTGATTCTATTGCTGATCGTCGCATTAACAGGGGGGTACTTCACATGA
- the nuoK gene encoding NADH-quinone oxidoreductase subunit NuoK, with translation MSSVPLAAYLMLALILFCIGLFGALTKRNAVIVLISIELMLNAVNINLVAFAKYSINPGLTGQIFSLFTITVAAAEAAVGLAILIALYRNRQTVNVDEMDTMKR, from the coding sequence ATGAGCTCTGTCCCTTTAGCAGCTTACTTGATGCTTGCCTTGATCCTGTTCTGCATCGGTTTGTTTGGTGCATTAACAAAACGAAATGCAGTCATTGTACTTATTTCGATTGAACTGATGCTGAATGCTGTAAATATTAATCTCGTCGCTTTTGCTAAATACTCAATAAATCCTGGTTTAACAGGTCAGATTTTCTCGCTGTTTACAATCACAGTTGCTGCGGCAGAAGCGGCAGTCGGACTTGCGATTCTCATTGCACTGTACCGCAACAGACAGACGGTCAACGTGGATGAGATGGATACGATGAAGCGATAA
- a CDS encoding NADH-quinone oxidoreductase subunit J — protein sequence MTGEMIAFFFLALTAIAGGVLLINLSNVVHMVVALIFTFIAIAGIYITLSAEFVAVVQVLIYSGAITIIMLFGIMLTRHQEKEKRAPRLKVILTGLAIGLFFLIMYGKIKDLDFGQQNAELHIDNTKKIGIELYSHYVIPFELTSVLLLVALIGSIILAKRDDDEKEAKK from the coding sequence ATGACCGGTGAAATGATCGCATTTTTCTTTCTCGCCTTAACAGCCATTGCCGGCGGCGTTCTTCTTATTAACCTTTCCAATGTCGTTCACATGGTTGTTGCTCTTATTTTTACGTTTATTGCCATTGCAGGGATTTACATCACACTATCAGCAGAGTTCGTTGCCGTCGTGCAGGTGCTAATTTACTCAGGAGCTATCACGATCATCATGCTGTTTGGAATCATGCTCACACGTCATCAGGAAAAAGAAAAGCGTGCACCACGGTTAAAAGTCATCTTAACCGGGCTTGCGATCGGACTTTTCTTCCTGATCATGTACGGCAAGATCAAAGACCTTGATTTTGGTCAGCAGAATGCAGAGCTTCACATCGATAATACGAAAAAGATCGGAATAGAACTGTATTCGCATTATGTGATTCCGTTTGAGTTAACATCCGTCCTGCTGCTTGTAGCTTTAATCGGTTCTATCATTCTGGCAAAGCGGGATGACGATGAAAAGGAGGCAAAAAAATGA
- the nuoI gene encoding NADH-quinone oxidoreductase subunit NuoI, protein MKGLVKGLSYTVKNLTKQNVTTSYPDVPIQMPDRFRGIQKFYPEKCIVCNQCAQICPTDCIQLTGKPHPDPAKKGKIIDTYDINFEICILCDLCTEVCPTEAIVMTNQFELAEYSRDELFKNLEWLDENDENVRKENKA, encoded by the coding sequence ATGAAAGGTCTTGTAAAAGGTTTAAGCTATACCGTCAAAAACCTAACAAAACAAAACGTCACCACAAGCTATCCAGACGTGCCGATTCAGATGCCTGACCGTTTCCGCGGCATCCAAAAGTTTTATCCCGAAAAATGTATCGTCTGTAACCAATGCGCGCAGATCTGCCCGACCGACTGCATTCAGTTAACAGGTAAGCCGCATCCCGATCCTGCAAAAAAAGGGAAGATCATCGACACGTACGACATCAACTTTGAAATCTGCATCTTATGCGATTTGTGTACAGAAGTATGTCCGACTGAAGCGATCGTCATGACGAATCAGTTCGAGCTTGCAGAATACAGCCGTGATGAACTTTTTAAAAACCTCGAGTGGCTCGATGAGAACGACGAGAATGTTAGAAAGGAGAACAAAGCATGA
- the nuoH gene encoding NADH-quinone oxidoreductase subunit NuoH, producing the protein MMEDLLYTQPGWTHVAIFFALGAALLVTVLGFVTYAILAERKVLGFMQMRTGPNRVGGRFGLLQTVADVFKLLIKEDTIPKLADRPLFILAPVIAFAPAFMVLATIPFSENMQFADLGVGLLYYVAVSGISTIGILMGGWASNNKYSLLGGMRAAAQMISYEIPLVISVIGVILFAGSLNLNDIVRGQENIAYIFLTPIGFFVFLISSIAELNRTPFDLPEAESELVAGYHVEYSGFRWAFFMLTEYVYLFAMASLTTVLFLGGWNPIPFLDFIPGMLWFGVKFSIVVFFMIWIRGTLPRLRADQLMGFAWKVLLPLALLNIFVSAAVKELFL; encoded by the coding sequence CTGATGGAGGATCTTTTATACACACAACCTGGCTGGACACATGTTGCCATCTTCTTTGCGCTCGGTGCGGCACTACTCGTAACGGTTCTCGGGTTCGTAACCTACGCGATTCTAGCGGAACGAAAAGTGCTCGGGTTCATGCAGATGCGGACAGGGCCAAACCGGGTTGGAGGAAGATTCGGTCTTCTACAAACCGTTGCGGACGTTTTTAAACTTCTGATAAAAGAAGACACCATACCGAAACTAGCTGATCGGCCGTTGTTCATATTAGCACCTGTCATCGCGTTTGCTCCAGCGTTCATGGTGCTCGCGACGATTCCGTTCTCAGAAAACATGCAGTTCGCAGACCTTGGCGTCGGCCTTCTGTATTACGTAGCCGTTTCAGGAATTTCAACGATCGGCATCTTAATGGGTGGCTGGGCATCAAACAATAAGTACTCGTTACTCGGCGGCATGCGTGCTGCAGCACAGATGATTTCATACGAAATTCCGCTCGTTATCTCCGTGATCGGAGTAATCTTGTTCGCTGGCAGCCTGAACTTAAACGATATCGTAAGAGGCCAAGAAAACATTGCCTACATCTTTTTAACACCGATTGGATTTTTCGTATTCTTGATCTCCTCGATCGCTGAGTTGAACCGTACACCGTTCGACTTGCCTGAGGCAGAGTCAGAGCTCGTCGCGGGCTATCACGTCGAATACTCAGGATTTCGCTGGGCGTTCTTCATGCTTACAGAATATGTATATCTGTTTGCGATGGCATCCTTAACAACCGTTCTTTTCTTAGGAGGCTGGAACCCGATCCCGTTCTTAGATTTTATCCCAGGGATGTTGTGGTTCGGCGTCAAATTCAGCATCGTCGTATTTTTCATGATTTGGATTCGCGGAACACTGCCACGACTCCGCGCCGATCAACTGATGGGCTTCGCATGGAAGGTCCTGCTGCCGCTAGCACTGCTAAACATTTTTGTCAGTGCAGCTGTTAAGGAACTGTTTTTATAA
- a CDS encoding NADH-quinone oxidoreductase subunit D produces MIRTEEMLLNVGPQHPSTHGVFRIVLKIDGETIIEATPVIGYLHRGTEKLAENLQYTQIIPYTDRMDYLAAMTNNYVICHAVETMMSLEIPERAEYLRVIVMELGRIASHLVWFGTYLLDIGAMSPFLYAFREREAIINMLNEICGARLTFNYMRVGGVKWDAPDGWIEKVRDFVPYMREELAGYHDLVTGNEIFLNRVKGIGYYTKEEALNFSLSGANLRCTGTNWDLRKDEPYSIYDRFDFDVPVFHTGDAWARYQCRMQEIEESLKIVEQAVEQFPEEGPVMAKVPRIIKPPKGEAFVRIESPRGEIGCYIASEGKKEPYRLKFRRPSFYNLQILPKLLVGENISNLITILGGIDIVLGEVDG; encoded by the coding sequence TTGATCAGAACAGAAGAGATGCTCCTCAACGTTGGGCCTCAGCATCCGAGCACACACGGCGTTTTTCGAATCGTACTCAAAATCGACGGAGAAACAATTATTGAAGCGACCCCAGTGATCGGTTATCTTCACCGAGGTACAGAGAAATTAGCAGAAAACCTTCAATACACGCAGATTATTCCATACACAGACCGCATGGATTATTTAGCGGCCATGACGAACAATTATGTAATCTGCCACGCGGTCGAAACGATGATGAGTCTAGAGATACCAGAACGCGCGGAGTATCTGCGTGTCATCGTGATGGAGCTTGGCCGCATCGCAAGCCATCTCGTGTGGTTCGGTACATATTTATTAGATATCGGGGCGATGAGTCCGTTCCTATACGCGTTTCGTGAACGAGAAGCGATCATCAATATGCTGAACGAGATCTGCGGGGCTCGCCTTACGTTCAACTATATGCGTGTTGGCGGTGTGAAATGGGATGCACCAGATGGCTGGATCGAGAAAGTGCGAGATTTTGTTCCGTACATGAGAGAAGAGCTTGCTGGCTATCATGACCTTGTGACGGGCAACGAAATCTTTTTGAACCGTGTCAAAGGAATCGGCTACTACACAAAAGAAGAAGCACTGAACTTTTCATTAAGCGGCGCAAACTTAAGATGCACGGGTACGAATTGGGATCTTAGAAAAGATGAACCTTATTCGATCTATGACCGTTTTGATTTTGATGTTCCGGTATTTCATACGGGCGATGCATGGGCGCGTTATCAGTGCCGCATGCAGGAAATTGAAGAATCACTCAAGATTGTAGAACAAGCGGTGGAACAGTTTCCAGAAGAAGGACCGGTTATGGCAAAAGTGCCAAGAATCATCAAGCCGCCAAAAGGCGAAGCTTTCGTTCGAATTGAGTCGCCTCGTGGAGAAATCGGCTGCTACATCGCATCAGAAGGAAAGAAAGAACCGTACCGCTTGAAGTTTCGCAGGCCATCTTTTTACAACCTTCAGATTCTGCCAAAACTTTTAGTCGGTGAAAACATCTCCAACTTGATTACCATCTTAGGCGGGATTGATATTGTTCTCGGGGAGGTTGATGGCTGA
- a CDS encoding NADH-quinone oxidoreductase subunit C, with translation MTDKQNDSNEGLSIEEQKKKAAAEAKAKALELAKQRQTEKAKAAEQSEPTATEPELTKEELKKKAAAEAKAKALELAKQRQAEKAKAAEQSSEPSVSEPELTKEELKKKAAAEAKVKALELAKQRQAEKAKAAEQSESPAAEQELTKEELKKKAAAEAKAKALELAKQRQAEKAETGEVPQTDEQTDDLAKQKALAAAKAKAAAAAKAKAAAAAKAKLARESGSDTTIEPGSDDEKAKAAAKAKAVAAAKAKAAAAAKAKASREAASDATTEPAGDDEKAKAIAAAKAKAAAAAKARAAANAKGAATEPAAEEKPSPNQPILDTYIKVIKEHLGEDVLEDSYINRLSKDVPTLVAKPDSYFKIAEFLKYNDQLRFDYLSEMHGTDFETHFEVYNHLYSYNHRQSVALKVKIDRNSATTHSITPLWEGANWPERETYDLLGIHFEGHPNLTRIMLPDDWVGHPLRKDYEPHDVEV, from the coding sequence ATGACAGATAAGCAAAATGATTCCAATGAAGGATTATCGATAGAAGAACAAAAGAAAAAAGCAGCCGCAGAGGCTAAAGCAAAAGCACTTGAACTCGCGAAACAGCGTCAGACTGAAAAAGCGAAGGCAGCGGAACAGTCAGAACCGACTGCGACCGAACCAGAGCTAACAAAAGAAGAACTGAAAAAGAAGGCTGCTGCAGAAGCGAAAGCAAAAGCACTGGAACTTGCGAAACAAAGGCAGGCCGAAAAAGCAAAGGCGGCAGAACAGTCATCAGAGCCGTCAGTATCCGAACCAGAGCTAACAAAAGAAGAGCTCAAGAAAAAAGCGGCCGCAGAGGCGAAGGTAAAAGCCCTCGAGCTTGCGAAACAGCGTCAGGCAGAAAAAGCAAAAGCTGCAGAACAGTCAGAGTCGCCCGCAGCCGAACAAGAATTAACAAAAGAAGAGCTCAAGAAAAAAGCCGCCGCAGAAGCTAAAGCAAAAGCTCTTGAACTCGCAAAACAACGCCAAGCTGAAAAAGCGGAAACCGGGGAAGTTCCACAAACGGATGAGCAAACAGATGATCTTGCAAAACAAAAAGCACTAGCCGCCGCGAAAGCAAAAGCAGCCGCAGCAGCAAAGGCGAAGGCAGCAGCTGCCGCTAAAGCAAAACTAGCAAGAGAGAGTGGGAGCGACACAACCATCGAACCCGGCTCAGACGATGAAAAAGCGAAAGCTGCGGCAAAAGCAAAGGCCGTCGCTGCAGCAAAGGCAAAAGCAGCGGCCGCTGCGAAAGCGAAAGCGTCTCGTGAAGCAGCATCAGATGCAACAACTGAGCCAGCAGGTGACGATGAAAAAGCGAAAGCAATCGCCGCTGCGAAAGCAAAAGCAGCTGCAGCAGCAAAAGCACGCGCTGCCGCAAACGCCAAAGGTGCAGCAACAGAACCTGCGGCTGAAGAAAAACCATCACCAAACCAACCTATCCTCGATACCTACATAAAAGTCATCAAAGAACATCTAGGAGAAGATGTACTCGAAGATTCCTATATTAACAGACTGTCAAAAGACGTCCCTACCTTAGTTGCAAAACCTGATTCCTATTTTAAGATCGCGGAGTTTTTAAAATACAATGACCAGCTTCGTTTTGATTATTTATCTGAAATGCACGGCACCGATTTTGAAACACATTTTGAAGTCTATAACCACCTGTATTCATACAACCATCGCCAGTCCGTTGCCTTAAAAGTAAAAATAGACAGAAATAGCGCTACTACCCATTCCATTACCCCGTTATGGGAGGGAGCAAACTGGCCAGAGCGTGAAACGTATGATCTTCTAGGTATTCACTTTGAAGGTCATCCGAACTTAACGCGCATCATGCTGCCGGATGATTGGGTCGGACATCCGCTAAGAAAAGATTACGAACCACATGACGTGGAGGTGTAG
- a CDS encoding NuoB/complex I 20 kDa subunit family protein, translated as MDIKWELTAEERAELDRNVFMVTLEQVKAWARSNSLWPLTFGLACCAIEMMGTGSSHYDLDRFGSIFRTSPRQSDVMIVSGTVTKKMAPVLKRLYEQMPEPKWVIAMGSCATAGGPYIKSYAVVKGVDQIVPVDVYIPGCPPNPAALIYGINKLQEKIRYEAKTGKKVMSE; from the coding sequence ATGGACATAAAGTGGGAACTTACGGCAGAGGAACGCGCCGAACTCGACCGCAACGTATTCATGGTAACACTCGAACAAGTAAAAGCCTGGGCCAGAAGTAACTCATTATGGCCGTTAACCTTTGGACTCGCCTGCTGCGCGATTGAAATGATGGGCACAGGGTCGTCTCATTACGACCTCGATCGTTTCGGAAGTATATTCCGTACGTCACCTCGTCAATCCGATGTAATGATCGTTTCAGGAACCGTAACGAAAAAAATGGCGCCCGTATTAAAACGATTATACGAACAGATGCCAGAGCCAAAATGGGTCATCGCGATGGGATCATGTGCCACAGCCGGAGGACCATATATAAAATCGTATGCCGTCGTAAAAGGCGTCGATCAAATCGTACCCGTGGATGTATACATACCAGGATGTCCACCTAACCCTGCTGCACTCATTTATGGCATCAACAAGCTTCAAGAAAAAATCCGTTATGAAGCGAAGACAGGCAAGAAGGTGATGAGCGAATGA
- a CDS encoding NADH-quinone oxidoreductase subunit A translates to MDFYHLYQNNYLIVAVFLFLGVLLPVVALTAGRLLRPYKPSAEKYTTYESGIEPFHQSWVQYNVRYYLFALMFVIFDVETVFLYPWAVAYEELGVFALIEMGIFVVLLTLGLVYAWKKKVLKWT, encoded by the coding sequence ATGGATTTTTATCATCTGTATCAAAACAATTACCTCATTGTGGCTGTATTTTTATTTTTAGGGGTCCTTTTGCCGGTTGTCGCACTGACTGCAGGCCGCTTATTGCGCCCTTATAAACCATCAGCAGAAAAATACACCACCTACGAAAGCGGAATTGAGCCTTTCCATCAAAGTTGGGTTCAGTACAATGTCCGCTATTATTTGTTTGCGCTCATGTTCGTTATTTTTGATGTTGAAACCGTATTTTTATACCCCTGGGCCGTTGCCTATGAAGAGCTAGGCGTGTTCGCTCTCATCGAGATGGGGATTTTTGTTGTTCTTTTAACGTTAGGTCTTGTATACGCTTGGAAAAAGAAGGTGCTCAAATGGACATAA
- a CDS encoding DUF1722 domain-containing protein — MKKETEQLWASEKYTVMAKGYNFYKEVQELMRDAHSDSDYEKVTMLIAEMKEKPFERRALCNTLEHVWGYFKKSAEEVDKEHFFSLLETLRELDEEYYDEMPYEIHLYLQYLLQKYPSDYLSRSTFIKN; from the coding sequence TTGAAAAAAGAGACCGAACAATTGTGGGCGAGTGAAAAATATACCGTGATGGCAAAGGGTTATAACTTTTACAAAGAGGTTCAAGAGTTGATGAGAGATGCTCATTCTGACTCTGATTATGAAAAAGTGACGATGTTGATCGCTGAGATGAAGGAAAAACCTTTTGAGCGACGTGCTTTATGCAATACGCTAGAACATGTTTGGGGTTATTTTAAAAAATCAGCAGAAGAAGTGGATAAAGAGCACTTTTTTTCGCTGCTAGAAACCTTGAGAGAGTTAGATGAAGAGTATTATGATGAAATGCCGTATGAAATTCACCTGTATTTGCAGTATTTGCTTCAAAAATACCCTTCAGATTACTTATCACGTTCAACATTTATTAAAAATTGA
- a CDS encoding glycerol-3-phosphate dehydrogenase/oxidase, whose amino-acid sequence MTASFSTYKREEIITGMKQEKLDLLVIGGGVTGAGILLDAQTRGMKVGLVEMQDFAAGTSSRSTKLVHGGLRYLKQFEVKLVAEVGKERAIVYENAPHVTTPEWMLLPFYKGGTFGKFSTSIGLKVYDFLAGVKRKERRKMFSAEETLRREPLLKKDNLLGGGYYVEYKTDDARLTLEIMKEAVARGASAVNYAKVTSFIYNGKRAVGVKVEDQLTGEIHEIYAKKIVNATGPWVDELREEDRSKTGKEIHHTKGIHLVIDGSKFPLKQAVYYDTEDGRMVFAIPRAGKTYVGTTDTDYKGDLANPGMTEEDLQYVLNTIHFMFPDVKITRDDVESSWSGLRPLIHEPKKGPSEISRKDEVFHSPSGLLTIAGGKLTGYRKMAEKVVDIVRDQLGEEEGAKFPGCRTQHMELSGGKMGGSQNFADFLRTKVQEGLALGLDEAKARELVQRYGTNIDIVYGYMKERGEEAKSYNLPVSLYASLLYALEYEMTSTPSDFLIRRTSALYFDIDTVYEWKESVINCMADKLGWNAEQKREHAEDFEDQLRLSVEAI is encoded by the coding sequence ATGACAGCATCATTTTCAACATATAAAAGAGAAGAAATCATCACAGGTATGAAACAAGAGAAGCTTGACCTTCTCGTTATCGGAGGAGGCGTAACTGGAGCGGGTATTCTTTTAGATGCTCAGACTCGTGGTATGAAAGTAGGTCTTGTAGAGATGCAGGACTTTGCTGCTGGAACATCCAGCCGTTCTACAAAACTTGTTCACGGCGGACTTCGCTATCTAAAACAGTTCGAAGTGAAGCTCGTTGCAGAGGTTGGTAAAGAACGTGCCATCGTGTACGAAAACGCACCACACGTAACAACACCAGAGTGGATGCTACTTCCGTTTTACAAAGGTGGTACGTTCGGAAAGTTCTCTACTTCCATCGGTCTAAAAGTATACGATTTCTTAGCAGGTGTAAAACGCAAAGAACGCAGAAAAATGTTTTCAGCCGAAGAAACATTACGCCGAGAACCACTATTGAAAAAGGATAACTTGCTTGGCGGCGGATATTATGTTGAATACAAAACAGATGACGCGCGTCTGACGCTTGAGATTATGAAAGAAGCGGTAGCACGCGGAGCATCGGCCGTTAACTACGCGAAAGTAACAAGCTTTATCTATAACGGAAAAAGAGCGGTCGGTGTAAAAGTGGAAGACCAGCTGACTGGTGAGATCCATGAGATCTATGCGAAAAAGATCGTCAACGCAACAGGTCCATGGGTAGATGAGCTTCGTGAAGAAGACCGTTCAAAAACAGGAAAAGAGATCCACCATACAAAAGGTATCCACCTTGTTATTGATGGCTCTAAGTTCCCATTGAAACAAGCGGTTTACTATGACACAGAAGATGGCCGTATGGTGTTCGCGATTCCACGTGCAGGTAAGACGTATGTTGGTACAACAGATACGGATTACAAGGGAGACCTTGCGAACCCAGGTATGACGGAAGAGGATCTTCAATATGTACTAAATACGATCCACTTCATGTTCCCAGATGTGAAGATCACACGCGACGATGTTGAATCTTCATGGTCAGGACTGCGTCCGTTAATTCACGAACCGAAAAAGGGACCATCAGAAATCTCACGTAAAGATGAAGTGTTCCACTCTCCATCTGGACTATTGACGATCGCTGGTGGTAAGCTGACAGGTTACCGTAAAATGGCTGAAAAAGTCGTGGATATCGTACGTGATCAGCTTGGAGAAGAAGAAGGCGCGAAATTCCCTGGATGCCGCACGCAACACATGGAACTATCCGGCGGTAAGATGGGCGGAAGCCAAAACTTCGCAGACTTCCTTCGTACAAAAGTACAGGAAGGATTGGCGTTAGGCTTAGATGAAGCAAAAGCTCGCGAGCTCGTTCAACGCTATGGTACGAACATCGATATCGTATACGGTTATATGAAAGAACGCGGTGAAGAAGCGAAGAGCTACAATTTGCCAGTAAGTTTGTACGCATCCCTACTTTACGCATTAGAGTATGAGATGACGTCCACACCATCTGACTTCTTGATCCGCCGTACGTCTGCTCTATACTTCGACATCGATACGGTATACGAGTGGAAAGAAAGTGTGATCAACTGCATGGCAGACAAATTGGGCTGGAACGCAGAACAAAAACGCGAGCATGCAGAAGACTTTGAAGATCAATTGCGATTGTCTGTTGAGGCGATCTAA